From Halomicrobium salinisoli, the proteins below share one genomic window:
- a CDS encoding RAD55 family ATPase, with protein sequence MIELTKTGIDGLDEILNGGIVTNSTTLVSGNPGAGKSILGLQYIYNGVEQFDEKGIYLSFEENEQDLREAAESIGFDKWPEYVENGDIKVYDKQVLLRENDFSSSLDLLIDDLEDEDYDRLVLDSLAMFELFFETEKEKRTYLLKFTDILRENELTTLMTNEQGAVFPDTDIGLENYLTDGNIYLIQTPTDSGVNRYVWVAKMRKQDIETDIYPMEISWGGIKVHENASAFSMMSEDESPL encoded by the coding sequence ATGATCGAACTCACCAAAACCGGCATCGACGGCCTCGACGAGATTCTCAACGGCGGCATCGTGACGAATTCGACGACCCTGGTCAGCGGCAATCCGGGCGCCGGGAAGTCGATCCTCGGGCTCCAGTACATCTACAACGGCGTCGAGCAGTTCGACGAGAAGGGCATCTATCTCTCCTTCGAGGAGAACGAACAGGACCTCCGGGAGGCCGCGGAGTCGATCGGCTTCGACAAGTGGCCCGAATACGTCGAGAACGGCGACATCAAGGTCTACGACAAGCAGGTGCTGCTGCGCGAGAACGACTTCTCTTCGTCGCTAGACCTCCTTATCGACGACCTCGAGGACGAGGACTACGACCGGCTCGTGCTCGATTCCCTCGCGATGTTTGAGCTGTTCTTCGAGACGGAGAAGGAGAAGCGGACCTACCTCCTGAAGTTCACCGACATCCTCCGGGAGAACGAGCTGACGACCCTGATGACCAACGAGCAGGGGGCGGTCTTCCCGGACACCGACATCGGGCTGGAGAACTACCTCACCGACGGCAACATCTACCTCATCCAGACGCCGACCGACTCCGGCGTGAACCGCTACGTCTGGGTCGCGAAGATGCGCAAGCAGGATATCGAGACCGACATCTACCCGATGGAGATCTCCTGGGGCGGGATCAAGGTCCACGAGAACGCCAGCGCCTTCTCGATGATGAGCGAGGACGAGTCGCCGCTCTGA
- a CDS encoding chemotaxis protein CheW, translated as MATTAASDQVLEFRLGDETYCVSIDYVTEIVDVGDLTTVPNAPPYVEGVMDLRGRTTAIVNPKDVFGIREEGPERRVVVFDPTIAAEGDAVGWLVDEVQQVVKVDDERVDDPPGDGGDGAVTGVVKREDGFVVWVDPAAVHSE; from the coding sequence ATGGCGACCACGGCAGCGAGCGACCAGGTACTGGAGTTCCGGCTGGGCGACGAGACGTACTGCGTCAGCATCGACTACGTCACGGAGATCGTCGACGTCGGCGACCTGACGACCGTGCCCAACGCCCCGCCGTACGTCGAGGGGGTGATGGACCTGCGCGGCCGGACGACCGCCATCGTGAACCCCAAGGACGTGTTCGGCATCCGCGAGGAGGGGCCCGAGCGGCGGGTCGTCGTCTTCGACCCGACCATCGCGGCCGAGGGGGACGCGGTCGGCTGGCTTGTCGACGAGGTCCAGCAGGTCGTCAAAGTCGACGACGAGCGGGTCGACGATCCGCCGGGCGACGGGGGCGACGGCGCGGTCACCGGCGTCGTCAAGCGCGAGGACGGGTTCGTCGTCTGGGTGGATCCGGCCGCCGTCCACTCGGAGTGA